From Syngnathus typhle isolate RoL2023-S1 ecotype Sweden linkage group LG5, RoL_Styp_1.0, whole genome shotgun sequence:
caaaaaaaccaCTGAAGCATGAATGAGCCTGCATTTAACTCTTTCATTGACTCCAACACGCCACACTGAGCATGTTGGGATTCTTGGCAACAATTACAAAGCTTTTGATATCAGTATATCAACGTAGACACGTGGATGGGAATGTTTAGCTAGCTAATgatcagtaaatgaaactgtGATGCAATGAGTCACGAAAGCTTTGCTTTTGGCCGCTGACACTGACCGAGTTTGCAATCTTGATTGTTGGGCTGGaaataaaaagtctgttggCCAGTGCATGACGTATAATAAATTAATTTCAACAAAAAAGTAAAAGCTTTCCATATGCTGGACGCATGCTCTACTGTTTCGGTACATACACTCCAGCGTGTTTTCCAAAAAGGGAATAGGATTGCTAAAACGCTTAACACAAAATATGGAGTTGATAACGCGCACTctctaccatccatccatttgctcacaaacaggaagtagttcAAGTTTTAGCCCCGCCTCCACGGCAAATCACATGACCATCCCGTGACCTGCGCCCGAGAGACACGTGACCCGGCCTGGCGTGTTTTCACCTGGATGCCGCCCGTTTCGGCACGTAGGCCGTTCCCATGGCAACCGGCCAAGCCTCTGCCGATCAAAAGAGCCTTTGAACGGGTTACCGCACAGCTACTGACCCAAATGAACGCCGCGACCGGGCAACCATGCGGTGAGACAAAAACTCACAgtcagcttttttatttttttaatgactcaGTCAATTTGCAGCCTTGGAGGAGGTCAAGAGGGTTACATAATGAGTGGAACAAGCCGGGTTGTGTGTCATGCGAGGGACGCAGATGCGGTAAAGGACTAAAACAACAGCTTTTTCCCGACCTGCGACAGCCGCTCGCTTCCAGTCAGAGTGGAAAAAAACCCACCGCACAGATGTACTGTGGACAACACGACTCCCTCTGAACGCAAAACATGCCTGTCatcttggttgtttttcttgTAAACACACAATTTCAACCTCAGCTAGCACAAAGCTATCATTTGATTGGACTATTGCAGCCTTTAAAGCACACAATGCCGGTTTTTTTTCGTGTCTAATATCGTTTTTTTCCAAGGAGCAGTTTTGAGGCAAAACGTTTTCTCATATTGTGTTCAACAGGCACGTTATTTATCATTTGAATGTTAAGACTACTTTCTGTGGCTAAACGGAAACTTTCTGTTAGGGCTGAATGATTTCTAAATTAATCTAAttgcattcccccccccccccttgggaTTGCGATTTATTACGCAACTCATTTTAACTTAAAAGTATCTTActcaaaaacacacacgtgacacctttgaacttttttttttccccgtataTACACGCACCGACCGGCCTTGCGGTGTCATGACACACAGGAAACTCAGCTCCTGGTGGAGAGCTCGGCCCACTTCCCGTTGCGGCACCAAAGCATGACCATCGTAGCTTTCACATTGAACTGTGTGACTTTATCTGTATTACACACCCACttatgtcatcatcatcaaagtTCCTCTGGTGAAATGTTGCTCGGGTCAAAAGGAAAGATATGTTGCTCAGGTCGGAAAATCACCAGCGTCAAAAATCCCAGCTTGTGTTGTGACCCTCAACAAGTTAGAAGTTCAACTTGCTGTTAACACCGACGTCAAGAAATTTCTGGTACATGGTTAGGattgtttcattttcaatgGGCTTGTTGCTATGTTACACAAAATTAAATGGGCTCGTCGACATGCCTACACGGCCCTGTTACAATGATTCACAATGAGCTAACGTTGTACAACTAATTGTAGTCTGGATGTGTGCGGTGTGATGAAAAAAATGTCACACGGCGATACCGGAGGTAAAATTTACTAATGATTTCGGCATGAGGAGATGTCGCTGCATTCCTGGCATGTCTGGTCATGATCGTCAGGTATCCTTTAGCAACTTTGGCGGAACCATTGTGGGGGAAAAAGAAACTTCCTAGCCAACGGTTTTGAAAATTCAATTGGAAATCTATAGCGAGCGCCCGCGACTCATTCTTAtcgaacttaaaaaaaaaaaaaaaagaaaacaccttCTAATTTCTAGCAAACAGCATTGTCGGTAGATGGCGAAGAAATCAGGGGAAATCACGTTCACGCCAAAAGATTGCGACTGTCGTAACGGGCTGGCAAGACCACTGCAGGAGAAAATCTTGAAGATTTCACTTTTCGAGCCAAACCGGTTTGATCTGGCTACCACCCCCAGTCCCTAAAATAGGGGTTTTGACTCAGTCTTATGAAGCACTGTAAAATGATGGGAAAAATCATGAATCCAACATATTTATAGATAAATATTTCAATCAAATATTCCATCCTGAAAACCCTAACTCTCAATTTCGTTGTATACCtgttgtacaatgacaataaaggcattctgttctattctaaaaaaaataataaatgctcAAATAATCAACATCAATATGGAGAAAAACTTTATCAACTAAATAAATGAAAcaataaacatttaaaacatgACTAAATTCACTAGTATTTACTAAATATCTTACATGTATTTAATATAAAAAGTGAACAATACACACAATGTATTTTAAggtgatttaaaaacatttttaaccaACATTTGAGCAAAATAAATGAGAAGATACTGTAGTCTGTCTGTATGTATACAGACAACAGAATAACCACTAACCTGAACTTGAATTTTTCCAAAAATGATGAAACGTGTCATTTTTACTTGCGATCAGTTGAGTAAGAATGTGCAGGCCAGGGGGCGTGGTTTAATGACGTCACTCTGGTTCTCCAGTATAAAGACCACTTTAGTACTTCTCGTTCTCAAACACAACCGCCCAAGAGAGCGAAAATAACCAGAAATCAAAAGCGGAAAAATGTACTCGACGAGCTCCACGATGCTTCTCTACAGACGCGAAAGTTTGGCCCGGCGCAACACACAGCCGGAGGTGTTCACGTTCGAGCACATCCCGACGGCCGCGATCTCTCCGATGCCCGCCCGGCCCAAGAAGCGCTGCACTCGGGTCATGTACCCTGCCAAGGTCCGGATGCACCTGCCGCCTCCGGAGAAGAGCGCGGCCAAACGCTGGCTGATTCTCCTTGTCCTGGTGGTCCTGTGGCAGATCTACACCGAGGAGCCCTGCGCTGACACGCCGACCGGCGGCGCCCGCAGCCCGGACGACTACCAAACCTTCCCCGCCGGTACCGACGCTGTTCCAGCCGCCGCTCCTTCCAGCGTCAGCGAGGCGCAAGCCCCGGCTGATGACTGCACCGCCACCGGGCCAGCGGGCAACAGCTACATGGTGGCCCTGCTCGTCTACCACCGCCTGGGCGGTGAGAACTAAACCGATCCGAGTCTCGTGATGGTTCGACGCGAAAGCAAGCCCAGCGTGAAGGGACCGAGCGGAGGGGAAGCGACAAGCCCGCTCAGCTGCGCCCCGGAAGCTGCTCCGTGAGCCGGCCCGGTGACTGACTGCCGGTGTGAGGCCTGAAGGAGCCTTCAAGTCCAAGAAAGAACAAAAACTGACAAAAACTGTGAACTTTTAACAAAAACTTGAAATGGTCATTGACTGCACTTCATAACTGACTGTTATTCTGTCTTGtttaactatttatttattattaatgttatttgCTATTTATTGACAAcacttggaataaaaaaaaaaaagttgaaatataACGTGTAAGGCTTTTTCACTGTTTACAACCATCCTGAAAACACTATCTGAATAAGCTTTAAATTGATTTGATGGGTTCTAGACTTtttgtgagaaaaaaataattgtctagTTCGAaagaaatattcattttaatgcAGCAGCCCTTAATggtaaaatttcacattttgtgaTCTACTCCAGCAAATGAGCGGCAAAAACAGCCTGCCATGGAATATTggtctgtataaaaaaaaaaaaaaaaaatctattcttATGTTGCCTTTTGTGAGCAACGTGTTAAAACATGCGCATGAATCATttcaatatttgaacacaagATTTAATATAGCAACACTCATTTGAATTGACATTCAGCTGACTCACCAATGTAAATACATTCAAACAGACTTTTGAAGTTCAAAATACACACTGCACATAATATAGTGTAGTACTTCAAATACAATATGTGAGATGTAACGTCCTGCCTTAAAAGGAGTGTCTGGCCCATTTGAATGGGGGAGAGAAATTGAATATCATCCAACATTTGTTGCAATATGCGCCTTCCAAATATGTTTTGTTTGCTAGCCGCTTGTTTTGAGGTTCTTGCCACCAGTATGAACGTCAGGCATGAACAATCAGTGACAAAAGAAGGCGTGCATGTTTATATTTGGCTTGTGCCGGTTCCTGGGAAGAGCGTGTGACCTTTGCTTGTTCCGGAGTGTGCATCAGCGCTTTGTGTTCCGTGATTGTGAACCGACGGATGGACGCTTTGACGTCACATCGCGTCACAGAAAAGTGTTTGCGCTTTAAACCGAACAACGTGATTGTTTTTGGTAAAGATTTATTTTGGCTTTGATACATGCGTGTTATGTTACATTATCTTTGGAGAGTTGAGGATACTTTCCCATTCTTACTTGACAATCTGGGCTCTCCGTTGTTTGCTCTTGATACATTTTACAATGCATCTCTCGACTGGAAAAATATGTCATtgccgtattggcccgaataaaaGCCgagtttcttttcattgaaataaaactgaaaaagggGGCGTCGTCTTATAATAggggttgtcttatattcgggccaatacggtattttgGGACGATTAATTTCAGGACAGAACTGAGACTTGGGGCACATTGCAACCTTTTCGCGATGGGTTATTGTCATTTGTTGCagaaatatttcatatttgcgGCCAAATGCATTAACCTTTGCCCAAATACGTTTGTCTGCGTTGTGGGCTGTTTTTTAAACCACACCAAAGCAGCAAACATAAACATATGACATCACGGCAACAAcattgcgtgtgtttgtgtggttgttATCAACACTCGTGATAGTGCTCGCACACGCACGATGTGAGTGTTTGGGTGGTTGTTTAGGAGAGCGACATTAAACAAAAGATGGGTTCATCACACAGCGGCCGATTTCAGGATGGCCTGGGGGGGAGGTGATGTGATGAGTCATGCGCTCCTGATGGAGTGGGTGGGAAAGAAGgaacccccccaaaacaaaaaatctaatTGCCTTTTGTAGTTTTGTTGTGCTTTggtgttcaaatattttgacttttttatgTGAGCAAAGAGTAGAAAATGTTGAGTGTGGCCTAATGCAACATTTTCCTGAACAATTTGCATTTCCGAGGTAATTGACGTCTTTCTAACCTTTTGTTGACTTTTAATGAGCAAATAAAGTATTGGATTGATGCTCTATCACATTTACATGTGTTAGTTTAAGGAAAATCTGATTTTGTGATGTAAAAGCTCTTCATTAGGTTGTAAACATACTTTATAAGGGCCAAGTTATATGGGTGTTTGAAATACACGCCGAGTAATTTGTTGCGTTGTTTGCTTTGACGGTAAACTTGAACCTGGACGGGCAGTAAACAGCTAgaggtgtctttttttttttttaaaaataactttttacTTTCTGGCAAACTGTTGCTTGTTGTGTTCACTGCCACCGCACATGGCTGGTATTTCaagttttttgttaaaaaaaaaaaatcatccgaaCGAtggcttataaaaaaaaaacctcactcaAGGCACGGCCGTAATAATTTCTGTTATGTGTATTCTTTTTGTGATTTAATGGAAAATATCACTTAACATAAGTTTAATAAAAACACTGTCATTTGAaaagcaaaatatatatttttgtggcTTACCCGCAATTTAACAATATATTTAATGCAAAACTTTTTTGTCGTCAACTGTAGACGATTAATCGAAAAATATTGCATTTACATGAGAAACTAGCAGGTTTATGTGAAAATGTCTTCAGTTAAAATTGCTTCCTTGCCAAGTCTTacttcctcctcatcatcattccAGGGGCGTGAGTCACTCCTATCGTGAGGGTGAGGAAAGGTCGAGGGTGAAAGAGGAGACCTGGAAAGCGTAGGAGCCGATGATTCCCTGACTAAGTCACAAGTTGCTGGACGCCTCACCGTGATATTTTTACAAATTTACCAGGTACCACCACCAACACATCAAATACATCAAACACCTgaaaccaggaaaaaaaaaatcaaaaactaGTTTGGTGGGTGAaccaaaagaaaagacaattcAAATGGAAGATAAAGATTCCAAATTGGTCATGGAAACTAAAATTGGCAAGATCACAGATTACTGTTACCTGAcctgtttgaaaatgttttacctAATTGTGTTCGTGTAAATGTCACAGCTGGAGGAAGTAGGTTAGTGGATGCTGACgtgcaaaacaaaatgacataaCATCGTGTATGGGGCAAAAAAGGGCGCCAACGCATTACAGCTTCAATTAACACAATTATTGTTTGTGTAATTGCTTTCGCGTTAAATGTCACAGCAGGACGACGACATACAAGAGTGCTTGTGCAAACATGCTAACATGTTAACAAATGCTATCACACAAGAAAACATCACCCAAAATCCTTCGTAGCCATCTTTTTTTGTGTAACTCCTTCCATGCTAGAAAACACAAAAAAGCACCCATCTTTATCATTATTAGCATGATTTAACAAATTATGTTTGCTGAAGTGTTACAGGACGAGACATTGTCGTGGACTCTAACATGCTAGCACATTAGCATATGTGAACCCACAATACATCGTTTAGTAAAcaggacacaaacacacattacaACTTCAATGAATCAATCTTGCAATCATTACGATAACCAGCTAACACAAGATACTTTCTAAATGAGCTAAGTATCGGTAGTGTCGCGCCTTGTACGTATTATTTCAACACGCATATTTGTCATTCCGAAGCTTTGAAGAGCACGTAAGGAATGTGGAGAATGTCAGGAAGTCTCGTGGGAATGTCTCGCTGTCTCTTTAGTCACAGGGAGTTGACAGACACCACAACGGTCCGACACATATTGTTGTCTTGCTTCCCACATGAACAGAAATGCTGATGATGTCAGTGAGGTGCTCCACACATTACAAAGACGATTGCGACACAAGAAGAGACAGACTCCATCCTCCTCCATCATGAGGTTTGCCGACATAGTTTCTCACAGGTATTCATAAAATGTTTGGTTGGGTTGTTTTGTCTTTTGAGTAATTGAGCAAAACATAATAGCTAGCCTGAGCATCGTACTATGTTATCAACTCTGCATCCATTTTTGGTCTGGTCATCCGTGAAGGGGGATCCGTCCATCTGTGGTCCGTTCTTGAGGCTTCTTCCCttcttttcagatttttttttctttgtaattaatggtggtacaaaaaaatttgatttgaatagatgatgatgatggtaggTACTGAAGATGTAGATGAAGATaaagaatgatgatgatgatgatgctaatGCTCATGTTGATGATTACGAGATGATGAAAATGACGATAGGTGATAAAGAAAGTGATGAAAACGAAGCTTATGAATCTAAAGTTCTGTGCATgtgtatgcgcgtgtgtgttgttGCTCAACATTTAGTCACGCTGTGTTTAAGGTGCACAAATGAAACACACCCTGGACGCACCCTGGCGAGCAAGCACACAGGAATCctcggttttttttcttttcttctcattcTTTTGATGATAAGATCGATGTTGAAAGAAAGTAAGTTCCTCTTGCCACCTGGCAGGAAACAGGACACGGCAAAAGGGTGTTTGCGTGATGCCATACAAGGAGCGCTTAGTGGGCTCAAATTTTGCTAGCGACATGACttaactctgtgtgtgtgtgcttggtgCGTGggtatgtttttgtgtgtgcgcttggGCACTATCACAccatcctcttcctcatcttcctcacTAACAACATTCATGCGGTTAAAAACATGTGCTAGCATGACAAAATGAATGCACTTTGCCCCTTTGGTCTGACACAGGATGAGGcccaaaagacaaaaataaagtcACATGACTTGCAGTTTCAGAGCTCCACCCGACAGATCACGATCCTCTTCATCGTATGTTTATTatgtaatttatatatatatatttccccATATTCTTATTAACCTTTCCCGTGCTCATTTAAACACTTTCTATTGCCgttattatttttgtccactTGGGGTCGTCCTCGCATTTTGTGACGTTGAATGTGTGGGACTTTAAAAGGTCAGGTTTGACC
This genomic window contains:
- the ier3 gene encoding radiation-inducible immediate-early gene IEX-1 yields the protein MYSTSSTMLLYRRESLARRNTQPEVFTFEHIPTAAISPMPARPKKRCTRVMYPAKVRMHLPPPEKSAAKRWLILLVLVVLWQIYTEEPCADTPTGGARSPDDYQTFPAGTDAVPAAAPSSVSEAQAPADDCTATGPAGNSYMVALLVYHRLGGEN